Part of the Aquamicrobium lusatiense genome is shown below.
CGCTCACCCGCATGACGCGCGCCAGCGCCATCTCCATATCGCGGCTCGAATACATCACCCACGCCCGCGCCAAGGGTCTGAGCGAGCCGCAGATCATCTGGCGCCATGCGCTGCGCAATTCCTTCGCGCCGACATGGACGCTGATCGGTCTGAGCCTCGGCGGCCTGCTCGGCGGCATCGCCATCACCGAGACGGTTTTCACCATACCGGGCCTCGGGCGCCTGCTGGTCGATTCCATCTATGGCCGCGACTATCCGGTCGTGCAGGGCTGCATCCTGCTCATCGCCTTCATCTACGTGATCATGAACCTCGTGGTCGATCTCGTATATCCGCTTCTCGATCCCAGGGTGACTGCAGCATGACGATCCGCATTTTCGGGCGTCGTCCCCGGCTCAACTTCGCCTTCGGCGCATCGGTTGTTTCGCTTCTGCTGTTCCTCGCGGTTTTCGGCCAGTTTCTGGCGCCGTATGAGCCGCTGGAAATGGACATGCCGGCGCGTCTGTCCGGGATCAGCGCCGCCCACCTTCTGGGTGCCGACGAGTTCGGGCGCGATACGCTGAGCCGCCTGCTTTACGGCGCGCAGGTCAGCGCGTGGATCGCCTTTTCCACGCTTGCCTTCGCCCTGTCTGTGGGCACGGCCATCGGCGTCATTTCGGGCTATTTCGGCGGCCGCACGGACAGCCTGATCATGATGATCAACGATGCGCTGCTGGCGTTCCCGGGCCTTTTGCTGGCGCTGGGGCTGATGGCGGCGCTGGGCGCCAGTTCGTCCGGCATCATCGTAGCGCTGGGCATCGCCTATATGCCGGCGGTGGTGCGCGTGGTCCGTTCCACGGTGATGTCGGTGCGGCAGCTCGAATTCGTCGAAGCCTCGACCGTCATCGGCAATTCCGACCTCACCACCATGGTGCGCCACGTCCTGCCGAATGCCTTTCCGCCCATCACCGTTCTGGCGTCGATGATGTTCGGCTCCATCATCCTGTCGGAGGCGGCGCTCAGCTTCCTTGGCCTTGGCGTTCCGCCGCCGGCACCGAGCTGGGGCAACATGCTGGCCAGCGCCAGGCCCTACATCATGGAGGCGCCGCTGCTCATCCTGCTGCCGGGCTTCTGCATCGCAATCACGCTGCTCGGCGTCAACATGCTTGGCGACGCGCTGAGGGATCTGGTCGATCCGAAAATGGGTGGAGATATCTGATATGGGTGGTCTTTCGAGTTTTCTTGAAGAGAAGAAAAGCGTGCCGCAGGAACCGGCCGCCCCGCGCGTCACCATGTTCGAGACCGGCGCGTCTTCAGTGACCGCATCGCGCCGGGACCCGCGTTTCAGCTTCTGCACCTATGTGCCGAAATCCTACGTGCACGAGGGAGGCCGGACCTATCCGCTGGCCGTGATCGTGCACGGCTCCGAGCGTTCGATGGAGAACTACCGCACGCAGTTCACGGATTTCGCCGAACAGCATCAGGTCATGCTGTTGTGCCCGCTCTTTCCCATCAACGCGCTCTATCAGGGCGATCAGCACAGCTACAAGCTGCTGCGCGGCCACGGCGTCAATTACGACGAGATCCTGCTCGACATGATCGCCGAGTTCGGCGAGCGCTACAATGTCGATGCCGCGCGCTTCCTGCTCTACGGCTTCTCCGGCGGTGGGCAGTTCTCGCACCGTTTCCTCTATGCCCATCCCGAGCGCCTTGCCGGTGTGTCCATCGGCGCGCCGGGCACCGTCACGCTTCTCGACGATGCAGCCGACTACTGGGTTGGCACCCGCAATTTCACGAGCCTGTTCGGGCATGGCCTCGACACGGCCGCCATGAGCAGGGTTCCGGTTCAGGTGGTCATCGGCGAGGACGACGTCCTGACGCGCTGGGTGATCGTGCGCGAGGGCGACAGGCAATTCTGGATGGAGGGCGCCAACGATGCCGGCGACACCCGCGTCCAGCGGATCGAGGCTCTGCAGCGCAGCCTGGAGGCGCATGGCATCGCCGTCGAGCATCGCAGTTTCGCGGGCATTGCCCATGACGACGTGACCATGCTGGAGGCGGTGAAGGATTTCTTCGCGCGCTGCCTGCGAAAATAACAACCAACAGGGGAACACTCATGAGGAAGATTTCTGCAACGGGCGCGCTTCGGTTCGCGCTCGCCTGTTCCGTGGGGCTGATGATCGGCTCGGCCGCAGCCTCGGCGAAAACGGCGAATGACGAGCTGGTCATCGCCCTGTCGAGCGATTTGCGGGCGCTGAACGATCTCAGCCGCGACGGGCCGAGCGACGTGGTTCTGCACCATCTCTATGAGACGCTGGTCGGCCTCAAGGCGGACCTCAGCATCGGTCCGGCGCTCGCCGATTCCTGGACCGTGTCGGATGATGGCACGGTCTACACCTTCAGGCTGCGCGAGGGCGCGAAATTCCACAATGGCGACCCGATCACCTCGGCGGATGTGAAGTGGAGCTGGGATTTCCACCTCAATCCGGAACGCAAGGTTTCATGCAAGGCCAATTTCGACGGCACGCGTCAGATCAAGGTGCTGTCGGTGGACACGCCGGATCCGCTGACCGTCGTGTTCACGCTGGAAAAGCCGAGCCCGCTCTTCCTGCTGCGGCTGGCCGAGGTGCAGTGCAACCTGTGGGTCGCGAGCCCGAAGAACGTCGATGAAAAGGGCGAGTGGAAGGAGGGATCGGCGATCGGCTCCGGCCCCTTCATGCTGGCCAGCCGTTCGGTGAATGACAACATCATTCTGAAGCGTTTCGGAGACTACGTGGCCAGCAAGGCGGAACGTTCCGGCTATTCGGGCGACCGCACGGCCAGGGTCGACACGCTGCGCTTCCAGATCGTGCCCGATCCGACCGTTCAGGAGGTGGCGCTGAAATCCGGCGATGTCGACGTAATCTATTCGGTCGATCCGCGCCGGGCGCAGGAGCTGGAGAAGGCAGGGTTCCAGCGTTCCACCGCTCCGGGCCTGACATGGGCGGTCTTCCTCATGCAGACCAACGACCCGGTGCTGTCGAACCTGAAGGTGCGGCAGGCCATCGCCCATGCGATCAACTATGACGAGATCGCGGAGGTGCGCAGCGCCGGAACCGAAAAGCCCGGCCATTCGGCGGTTTCACCGGCCAGCCCCTATCATTCGGAGAAATTCGAGGAGTGGCCGCAATATGATCCCGACAAGGCAAGGGCACTGCTGGCCGAGGCGGGCTACAAGGGCGAGCGGATCACCATCCAGACCAACACGCGCTTCCGCTCCATGTTCGAGAATGCGGTTCTGCTTCAGGGCATGCTGATGCAGGTCGGCATCAATGCGCAGCTGGAAACCCTCGAATGGGGCGCGCAGTTCGAGCGTTTCAACCGCGGCAAGTTCCAGATGCAGTCCTTCATCTGGTCGCCGCGCACCGATCCGGCGCTGGTCTACGGCAACATCACCGGCGACAAGAAGGCCGATCCCTCGAACCAGTGGGACAACAGCGAGGCCTACGCATTGTACCAGCAGGCGCTGGTCGAAACCGACTTCGCCAAGCGCGAGGAAATCTTCCTGAAGCTGCACAGGATGATGGTGGCCGAGATTCCCACGATCAGCCTCTACTACAACTCCGTGAACACGGTGACGGCGCCTAACGTGGAAGGCTTCAGCACATGGCCGGCGGAAAATCCCATCGGCTGGGGCGTTTCCAAGAAATAGGCTTTTCGCCCTGTGAATGACAGCGCCGCCTGCATCCTGACCGGAGCGGGCGGCGCGTTTGTCTGTTTGCCGGCGCGGCAAACTGGCGCCTTCATCCCAACAAAGAGTTTCCTGTCCGGCGCAATGGCGTATAGTTCGCCAGCCTGACGGGGAGAGCTGCACCCAGGGCCGGACAGAGCGCGGCCTGAAAGCAGCATGAGGGGTGAAGCAACGCATATGACGAGGAAGTCCAAGCTTGGCCTGTCGGCCGTCGACACCGTTCCAGTGCATGAAAAGATATATCGGGAACTGGTGCATGCCCTGATGTCGGGCATGCTTGCGCCCGGCCAGAAGCTGACATCACGCAAGCTTGCCGCCGAACTCGGCACCAGCGACATGCCGGTGCGTAGCGCCCTGTCGCGGCTGCATTCCCTGCGCGCGCTCGACGCCATGCCGAACGGCAGCATGCAGGTGCCGCAGATGACGGCGGAGAAGCTGCGGCAGCTCATGGATGCGCGCGCACTGCTGGAGGGGGCCGCGACCGAGGCGGCCTGCAACCGCATCAACGGCAACAATCTGCGCAGCCTGCGCAAAAGCTGCGCCGAACTGACCGAAGCGGCGAAGCTTGGAGACATCGACCTCTATCTGCAGCGCAATTACGAGTTCAAGTTCTCGATCTACCGTCACAGCGACAACGATCAGATGGTCTTCATGATCGAAACCCTGTGGATGCAGGTCGGTCCCTTCCTGCGGTCCTACGCCTCGGTGTTCGAAGGCGACCTGTCGGGGATTCTGGAGATCGACTATCATCAGGACATTCTCACCGCCCTTGAGGAAAAGGACGGCGTCAGGGCCCGTGAGGCCATGGTCCGGGATATTCAGGAAGGCTCGGAATATCTGCGTGCGCATGCCCGGTTTGACGAGCCGGCCTGATGCCCGGCAGGCCTCTGCCTTTGCTGCGCCATGGAATAAACATAACAACTGGCGCAAACAAAAAAACATGCTAGCATCAGCAAGTATAAGATAAAGAATGCTGGTCGGGGGGTGTTGATCAGTCATATTCAAGCAAGAATACGGCTTTCGATTTGCATCGGGGGCAGGGGAGTGGTGTGGATGAAAGACAGTGGAGCCGGGACTATTTTGACCGGGTGACCGAGCTGTATTTCGCTGCATATCGCTGATTTCACATCAGAACAGTTTGAGTGGGAAGCTGCCAGCGGAACCGGCTTGTCGCCGGTGCCGCGGATCGCTCTCTGGTTGCCGGGATCGCGGCGCAGTGCTGATCACGAACCAGCACTGCGGGATGGCTACGGCTCTTACGGTGTTCCGGAGGATGTGAATGAGGGATCGATACCGGCGTTCTGGACGGCAGGGGGTATCATGCATCATACGGTCAAAGATCTGGCGCCTGCGGCTGGATCTGTTTCGCGAAAGCACGGCACCGGGCGGCGATCCGCGATGGGGGCATCTTCCGGCATATTGGCTGGCCGTAGCCGGTTTGTAGATGAATGGCACCGGGTTCTTGGGCGGCTCAACGCGCCGCAGACTCTGATCGCTGACTTGTCCCGCAAGCCCGCTGCCCGTGCCGATATCCTGTCGGCGCTGGTGTCCACCGGGGACTACAGCCGCCGCGAAGTGATCCGTGCCCTGGCCGGCGAACTGGGCCTCAGACTGGCGGAAGAGATCGATCCTGAGCGCATGGTGCTGAACGAGAACCAGCTGCTGTTGCTGCTGCGCGGAAACGGTGGTCATCTGCCGGTCAGATATCTGGAGCGGGGAGGAGGCGTATGCTTCCTGCTGCCCGCCAGATCCGTCAGCCCGGAGCGCATGCGCGCCTGTCTTGCGAAGCGTCCCCACCTCGCGCCCCGGATAAGGCTGATCGATGACAGGGTCCTGCGTGAGGCGCTGATTTCCCGTGCGCGCCCGCTTTTGTCCCGCATTGCGGTGAATGGTCTTTCCGAGCGTCATCCCGAGATGTCCGCTCACGTTGTGGCCAATGCCTGGCAGGGCTACATGGCAGGGCTTGCGATGGCGCTGCTGCCTGTCGGCCTGTTTCTTGCCCCGACGCTCGTGGTCGGCATTGTTCATCTGTTCGCGACGCTGTTTTTCCTCACCTGCGTCATGTTGCGGGCGGCGGCCGTCGTCTATGCAGGGCCTCCCGACAATGCCTCTCCCACACCGGTGCCTGTCGGGAACGTGCCGACCTATTCGGTTCTGATCGCGCTCTATAAGGAAGCCGACATCGTTCCCGACTTGCTGACGGCGCTGGACTGGATCGTGTGGCCGCGTGACCGGCTGGAGATCAAGCTGGTGTGCGAGGCAGACGACCATGAGACGCTGTCCGCTATCCGGGCCTGTCCGCTGCCGTCATATATCGAGGTGATCGAGGTGCCTGCCGTTGGTCCCCGCACCAAGCCCAAGGCGCTTTCCTATGCGTTGCCGATGACCAGCGGCGAGTTCGTGGTGCTTTACGATGCCGAGGACTGGCCGGACCCCATGCAGCTTGCAGAGGCGTGGGCGCGCTTTCAGAAAGCCGGTCCGGAACTGGCCGTGCTGCAGGCGCCTCTGGAAATCTCGAATGGCCCGGAAAGTCCGGTCGCACGCATGTTCGCCTTCGAGTATCGCGCCCTGTTTCGCGGGCTCCTGCCGTTTCTGGCGCGGCACAGGTTCCTTCTGCCGCTGGGCGGCACATCCAATCACTTTCGCCGTGCGGCTCTTGAGGACGTTGGGGGATGGGATCCCTACAACGTCACCGAAGATGCCGATCTGGGGCTGAGGCTGGCGCGGTTCGGCTACCGCGCCGAAACCCTGAACTCCCCGACCTATGAGAAGGCGCCGCGCATGCTGTCCGTGTGGGTGCCGCAGCGCACGCGCTGGTTCAAGGGCTGGGCGCAGACGTGGCTCGTGCATATGCGTCAGCCCGTTCGCCTTGTCCGCGATCTCGGTTTTGGCTCTTTCATCATGGCGCAGATATTGTTCGCCGGAATGCTCGGGTCGGCGTTGCTGCATCCGTTCCTCCTCGCTGCTTTTCTGCTGGGGACGGTTCGTCTGTGGTTGGGGCAGGCCGGTGGCGTGACTTATCCGCTGCTGATGGCGCTCGATGTCGTCAACATCACCTGCGGCTATGCGGCGTTTCTGATGCTTGGCTGGCAGACAATGGCCAAAGGGCAGCGAAGGGGGTTCTGGAGGATAGTGATCCTAACCCCTGTCTACTGGGCGATGATGTCATGGGCCGGCTGGCGCGCAGTCTGGCAATTGTGGCGCCAGCCCTTCAGATGGGAGAAGACGCCTCACGAAAACATGAAGGCATCGCAGATCCTCAGGCAATCGCCGCAGGGGGCTGGTGCGGCAACAGCATACGGTGCCGACACCGGCCAGCTGTGGCCTATGCCAGCAGCAGCGACGATCCTTCGCCGATGATCTTGTCGTCTTCCTCGCCGATCACACCAAGGTCGCGGCCCTCATAAGGCAGCGCCAGCAGCAGGCGGCGGATAACGGCCAGCCGCGCCCGGCGCTTGTCATTGGCCCGAACCACCGTCCATGGCCCGGCCTTGCTGTGGGTCGTCTCGATCATCTGATTGCGGGCGATCGTATAATCGTTCCAGCGGGTGATGCCCGCTATGTCCATCGGGGAGAACTTCCAGCTCTTCAGAAGGCTGTGGCGGCGGTCATGGAACCGCTCAAGCTGCGTTTGCTGGCCGATGTCGAGCCAGAACTTGAAGAAGTGAATGCCTTCGGAACGCACCATTTTTTCGAAGCGCGGCGCTTCCTCCAGAAAGTTCTCGTGCTGCTCGGGTGTGCAGAAACCCATAACCGGCTCGACGCCCGCGCGGTTGTACCAGGAGCGGTCGAAGGAAACGAGTTCGCCGGCGGTCGGGAAATGCTCGACATAGCGCTGGAAATACCACTGGCCGCGCTCCGTCTCGGTGGGCTTGGTGAGCGCCACGGTCCGCGCGGAACGCGGGTTCATGTATTGATGGAGCACGAATATGGTGCCGCCCTTGCCGGCGGCGTCGCGCCCCTCGAACAGGGCGATGACGCGCTCGCCGGTCTTCTGCATCCACGCCTGTGCCTTCACCAGCTCGATCTGAAGGGCTTCCAGCGCCGGCTCGTATTCCTCCTTTTTCATCTTCTTGTCATAGGGGTATCCGCCAGCAGTCAGCTTGTTCTCTTCGACCCAGTCCGGCAGCTTCGGATCGTCAATGTCGAAAAGACGCTCCTTCCCGCCGACATTTATTTTCAGCGGCTTGGTTCCGGCTGTCACAGAGGTGTCATCGGAGTTTTTCATGCAGGCGAACCTTTCGTGTGCAGAAGATCGTGCTAGGACAAGATGCAGAGATACAGGAGCATTCTGCCGGACATGATGGCCGATTTGAGCGACCGACAGAAGTATGGCGTGCGTCATTTCGCCAGCAATTTGTGGGCGGCACGCTGGCTGCTGGTCACGGCCATTGTTGCGGTGTTCGCGGTTTTCTTCCTCGCCGATCTGCCCTGGCTCGTCATCCCGGGCGCTATCGTCATCCTGCTGCTGGTTGCCGGCCTGACCGGATCGGCATCACATCAGCGGCAGGAACATGGCAGGAAAAGCCGCGAACCGGGGGAACTGCACAGCCTGTCGGCGGAGAACCTTGCCGCCGCCGTCACCGATCCGCTGATCGTATTCGACGATGGTGCCTCCATCATCCATGCTAATGCGGCGGCGTTGGCCGCTTTCGGCGATCTGCCTGCCGGCATGTCGCTCCAGCTCAAGTTTCGCGCGCCCGAAATGCAGGCGCTGATCGATGCGTCGCTCCGCGGCGGCGGCTCGCAATCTGTGGATTTCATCGACAAGCTGCCGGTAGAGCGCGTCTATCGCGTCACCGCCTCTTCCGTGGGTCACGGCTCGCGGCTGCATGTGCTTCTGTTTAAGGACCAGAGCGAAGCGCGCCGAATCGATCGCATGCGTGCCGACTTCATCGCCAATGCCAGCCATGAGATGCGCACGCCGCTGGCCTCCATCGCGGGGTTCATCGAGACGCTGCGCGGACCGGCCCGCAACGATCCGGCCGCGCGCGAGCAGTTTCTGCAGATCATGCAGAACCAGACCGGGCGTATGGCCCGCCTGATAGACGACATGCTGTCGCTGTCGCGGCTGGAGATGAAGCCCTATCTGAAGGCCGGGGCGCGGGTCGATCTCAGGCAGGTTCTCGATAGCGTGATCGATTCGCTTGCGCCGGTGGCAGGCGAAAACGGCCTTGCCATCGAGCGGCAATTCGCCGAAGGGCCGATGGAGGTTCCGGGTGATCGCGACGAGCTTTATCAGGTCTTCGAGAATCTTCTGGAGAATGCCTGCAAATACGGACAGGACGGAGACCGCGTTGTCGTTTCCATAGAACCGGGCGACAAGGGCGGCCAGCCCGGCATCGACGTCACGATCCGCGATTTCGGGCCCGGCATCGCCGAAGAGCATATTCCGCGCGTCACCGAACGCTTCTATCGAATCGATTCCGAGACGGCCCAGTCACGCAAGGGAACGGGGCTGGGACTTGCGATCGTCAAGCACATCCTCACCCGCCATCATGGCCGGCTTTCCATCCAGTCGGAGCTTGGCAAGGGAGCGGCCTTCACCGTTCATTTGCCGACCAACTAGAACTGCGGATGGGGCGGCGCTAGAATGGATGACAGGTTCCTTGCCGACTTTCGTGCAATTGTCATGTGAGTGGCGTAACGGAAGGGAAATAAGCGAGGCCGAATCAAAGTGGCCCTGGAGGTTCCGCCCATGCAGTCTGTGCATATTGTCAGCGCCTATGACGAGGAGCTGAAATATTTGTCGAAGCGCATTGCGGCGATGGGCGGCCATGCCGAGCGCATGGTCGAGCAGGCCATTTCGGCCCTGGTGAATTCGGATCCGGAGCTTGCCCGCAAGGTGGTCGAGGATGATACCGTTCTCGATCAGGGCCAGCGGGAAGTGGACGACAAGGCCATCCTCCTGATCGGCAAGCGCCAGCCCATGGCCACCGATCTTCGCGAGGTGATCGGTGTCATCCGCATTTCCGCGGATCTCGAGCGCGTCGGTGATCTTGCCAAGAATGTCGCCAAGCGCGTGGCTTCGGTGGGCGATGCGGTGCAGCCCGTCTCTCTCTACAGAGGCATCGAGGCGCTCTCCGATCTGGCGCTCACACAGCTCAAGGAAGTGCTCGACGTCTATGCCTCGCGCTCGGTGGCGACCATCGGTTTCGTTCGCGATCGTGATGATCAGATCGACGCCATGTACACCTCGCTGTTCCGCGAACTCCTGACCTACATGATGGAGGATCCGCGCAACATCACCCCCTGCACGCATCTGCTGTTCTGCGCCAAGAACATCGAGCGCATTGGCGATCACGCCACCAACATTGCCGAGACGATCTATTTCATCGTCACCGGCGACCAGATGCCGGTCGAGCGCCCGAAGGGCGACAAGACCGACCGCATCGTGATGCCGATAAGCTGATCGGAAAAAACCGGCGGTCAGGGCAATTCCAGCAAAATTGCGTAGCGGTTTTGCGTCCGGGATTGCGTAAGATACACGTTGTAGCCGCTTTAACGCATGTCGCCCGAAAGTGGGAACCGGTTTCGGGATAACGACATGCGCAAAAACAAGAACTTAAAGCGTGAGGAGCGAATCTGGAAGATCGCGACACGCTTTAAGGATTTTCCTGAAACACCAGCCGGGTTCGGTCGGGGGCTGAGCCAAGGGCCCTTTCAAGCAGGGATTCGGCGTGCGCATTGCGCTCGCGGGCGGTGTTGGCGCCCATCACCACCACTACATAGCGGCGACCATCGGCACTGTAGGAGGTGACGATGTTGAAGCCGGAGGCTCTTATGTAGCCGGTCTTGATGCCGTCGACGCCGGCGACGCGGCCGAGCATGTCGTTATGGCCGCGCACCAGCTTGCCCCGGAACATGAAGTCGGTGGCCGAAAAATAGTGGTAATATTGCGGGAAGCGATTGCGCAGCGCGATGCCCAGAACCGCCATGTCGCGGGCGGTGGTGAACTGCGCGTCATCGGGCAGGCCCGATGCATTGCGGAAAGTGGTGTTGCGCATGCCGAGCTGACGGGCCCTGGCAGTCATGGCGGCGGCGAAGGCCTCCTCGCTGTCGGCCAGATATTCGCCCACGGCGGCAGCCACGTCATTGGCGGATTTCACCGTCAGCGCGCGAATGGCCGTATCGACGTCGATGCGCTCGCCGGGGCGCAGGCCAAGCTTGCTGGGCGGGCGCGAGGCGGCATAGGCGGAGACGGGGATCCCCGCGTCCTTCTTGACGCGTCCTGCGGTCAGGGCCTCGAACAGCATGTAGAGCGTCATCATCTTGGTCAGCGAGGCCGGATAACGCGGCGATGTCGAGTTCATCTCGAACAGCTGCTTGCCGGTCCGTGCATCGACCACGATGGAAGCATATTTCTGCGGCGCGGCCGGAACCGAAAGCACGGCCTCCGGCGGCATTGCCGTGGTGCAGCCGGCGACCATCGCGACCAGCGTGAGGATGACAGCGAATTTCTGAAGCAGTCGGGACAATCGCGGGCCGTGAGATAAAGCTGGCTGGAACGGAATTTGGCGCGGACCCTAGCTGAAGCGATGTTCCGCGTCCATGCGCTTCAATGCCCGTTGCCAGCGGCA
Proteins encoded:
- a CDS encoding sensor histidine kinase gives rise to the protein MADLSDRQKYGVRHFASNLWAARWLLVTAIVAVFAVFFLADLPWLVIPGAIVILLLVAGLTGSASHQRQEHGRKSREPGELHSLSAENLAAAVTDPLIVFDDGASIIHANAAALAAFGDLPAGMSLQLKFRAPEMQALIDASLRGGGSQSVDFIDKLPVERVYRVTASSVGHGSRLHVLLFKDQSEARRIDRMRADFIANASHEMRTPLASIAGFIETLRGPARNDPAAREQFLQIMQNQTGRMARLIDDMLSLSRLEMKPYLKAGARVDLRQVLDSVIDSLAPVAGENGLAIERQFAEGPMEVPGDRDELYQVFENLLENACKYGQDGDRVVVSIEPGDKGGQPGIDVTIRDFGPGIAEEHIPRVTERFYRIDSETAQSRKGTGLGLAIVKHILTRHHGRLSIQSELGKGAAFTVHLPTN
- a CDS encoding GntR family transcriptional regulator; the protein is MTRKSKLGLSAVDTVPVHEKIYRELVHALMSGMLAPGQKLTSRKLAAELGTSDMPVRSALSRLHSLRALDAMPNGSMQVPQMTAEKLRQLMDARALLEGAATEAACNRINGNNLRSLRKSCAELTEAAKLGDIDLYLQRNYEFKFSIYRHSDNDQMVFMIETLWMQVGPFLRSYASVFEGDLSGILEIDYHQDILTALEEKDGVRAREAMVRDIQEGSEYLRAHARFDEPA
- a CDS encoding ABC transporter permease; its protein translation is MTIRIFGRRPRLNFAFGASVVSLLLFLAVFGQFLAPYEPLEMDMPARLSGISAAHLLGADEFGRDTLSRLLYGAQVSAWIAFSTLAFALSVGTAIGVISGYFGGRTDSLIMMINDALLAFPGLLLALGLMAALGASSSGIIVALGIAYMPAVVRVVRSTVMSVRQLEFVEASTVIGNSDLTTMVRHVLPNAFPPITVLASMMFGSIILSEAALSFLGLGVPPPAPSWGNMLASARPYIMEAPLLILLPGFCIAITLLGVNMLGDALRDLVDPKMGGDI
- a CDS encoding alpha/beta hydrolase, with protein sequence MGGLSSFLEEKKSVPQEPAAPRVTMFETGASSVTASRRDPRFSFCTYVPKSYVHEGGRTYPLAVIVHGSERSMENYRTQFTDFAEQHQVMLLCPLFPINALYQGDQHSYKLLRGHGVNYDEILLDMIAEFGERYNVDAARFLLYGFSGGGQFSHRFLYAHPERLAGVSIGAPGTVTLLDDAADYWVGTRNFTSLFGHGLDTAAMSRVPVQVVIGEDDVLTRWVIVREGDRQFWMEGANDAGDTRVQRIEALQRSLEAHGIAVEHRSFAGIAHDDVTMLEAVKDFFARCLRK
- a CDS encoding D-alanyl-D-alanine carboxypeptidase family protein, producing MVAGCTTAMPPEAVLSVPAAPQKYASIVVDARTGKQLFEMNSTSPRYPASLTKMMTLYMLFEALTAGRVKKDAGIPVSAYAASRPPSKLGLRPGERIDVDTAIRALTVKSANDVAAAVGEYLADSEEAFAAAMTARARQLGMRNTTFRNASGLPDDAQFTTARDMAVLGIALRNRFPQYYHYFSATDFMFRGKLVRGHNDMLGRVAGVDGIKTGYIRASGFNIVTSYSADGRRYVVVVMGANTARERNAHAESLLERALGSAPDRTRLVFQENP
- a CDS encoding ABC transporter substrate-binding protein translates to MRKISATGALRFALACSVGLMIGSAAASAKTANDELVIALSSDLRALNDLSRDGPSDVVLHHLYETLVGLKADLSIGPALADSWTVSDDGTVYTFRLREGAKFHNGDPITSADVKWSWDFHLNPERKVSCKANFDGTRQIKVLSVDTPDPLTVVFTLEKPSPLFLLRLAEVQCNLWVASPKNVDEKGEWKEGSAIGSGPFMLASRSVNDNIILKRFGDYVASKAERSGYSGDRTARVDTLRFQIVPDPTVQEVALKSGDVDVIYSVDPRRAQELEKAGFQRSTAPGLTWAVFLMQTNDPVLSNLKVRQAIAHAINYDEIAEVRSAGTEKPGHSAVSPASPYHSEKFEEWPQYDPDKARALLAEAGYKGERITIQTNTRFRSMFENAVLLQGMLMQVGINAQLETLEWGAQFERFNRGKFQMQSFIWSPRTDPALVYGNITGDKKADPSNQWDNSEAYALYQQALVETDFAKREEIFLKLHRMMVAEIPTISLYYNSVNTVTAPNVEGFSTWPAENPIGWGVSKK
- the ppk2 gene encoding polyphosphate kinase 2, translating into MKNSDDTSVTAGTKPLKINVGGKERLFDIDDPKLPDWVEENKLTAGGYPYDKKMKKEEYEPALEALQIELVKAQAWMQKTGERVIALFEGRDAAGKGGTIFVLHQYMNPRSARTVALTKPTETERGQWYFQRYVEHFPTAGELVSFDRSWYNRAGVEPVMGFCTPEQHENFLEEAPRFEKMVRSEGIHFFKFWLDIGQQTQLERFHDRRHSLLKSWKFSPMDIAGITRWNDYTIARNQMIETTHSKAGPWTVVRANDKRRARLAVIRRLLLALPYEGRDLGVIGEEDDKIIGEGSSLLLA
- a CDS encoding glycosyltransferase, with protein sequence MSRKPAARADILSALVSTGDYSRREVIRALAGELGLRLAEEIDPERMVLNENQLLLLLRGNGGHLPVRYLERGGGVCFLLPARSVSPERMRACLAKRPHLAPRIRLIDDRVLREALISRARPLLSRIAVNGLSERHPEMSAHVVANAWQGYMAGLAMALLPVGLFLAPTLVVGIVHLFATLFFLTCVMLRAAAVVYAGPPDNASPTPVPVGNVPTYSVLIALYKEADIVPDLLTALDWIVWPRDRLEIKLVCEADDHETLSAIRACPLPSYIEVIEVPAVGPRTKPKALSYALPMTSGEFVVLYDAEDWPDPMQLAEAWARFQKAGPELAVLQAPLEISNGPESPVARMFAFEYRALFRGLLPFLARHRFLLPLGGTSNHFRRAALEDVGGWDPYNVTEDADLGLRLARFGYRAETLNSPTYEKAPRMLSVWVPQRTRWFKGWAQTWLVHMRQPVRLVRDLGFGSFIMAQILFAGMLGSALLHPFLLAAFLLGTVRLWLGQAGGVTYPLLMALDVVNITCGYAAFLMLGWQTMAKGQRRGFWRIVILTPVYWAMMSWAGWRAVWQLWRQPFRWEKTPHENMKASQILRQSPQGAGAATAYGADTGQLWPMPAAATILRR
- the phoU gene encoding phosphate signaling complex protein PhoU, with the protein product MQSVHIVSAYDEELKYLSKRIAAMGGHAERMVEQAISALVNSDPELARKVVEDDTVLDQGQREVDDKAILLIGKRQPMATDLREVIGVIRISADLERVGDLAKNVAKRVASVGDAVQPVSLYRGIEALSDLALTQLKEVLDVYASRSVATIGFVRDRDDQIDAMYTSLFRELLTYMMEDPRNITPCTHLLFCAKNIERIGDHATNIAETIYFIVTGDQMPVERPKGDKTDRIVMPIS